The Panicum virgatum strain AP13 chromosome 5K, P.virgatum_v5, whole genome shotgun sequence genome has a window encoding:
- the LOC120706669 gene encoding kelch domain-containing protein 2-like isoform X2 — translation MERRRKAMWLYPKVVGFNPPERWGHSACFFEGVVYVFGGCCGGLHFSDVLTLNVETMAWSSMATTGQRPGTRDSHGAALVGHRMLVFGGTNGGKKVNDLHALDLRTGEWTRPQCKGAPPSPRESHTVTVVGGDRLVVFGGSGEGESNYLSDVHVLDVPTMTWSTPEVKGDYAPAPRDSHGAVAVGGRLFVYGGDCGDRYHGEVDVLDVDTMAWSRFPVKGASPGVRAGHAAISVGSKVYIIGGVGDKQYYSDVWVLDVANRSWSQLEVCGQQPQGRFSHTAVAMNTDIAIYGGCGEDERPLNELLILQLGSEHPNGRYNISMCKVLSNHWSQEKRKFLRSETKDASVSNGEMVQKPREAEIEQRNPFLRGLENGHVKRRKTGEARPNEPESEQEEHSLSLSQHSSPSQSDQEQNGAHKLSSSPNTSISALQPFVRLNANGTLRAPGPGGANGTLRAPGPGAVSSRPLKTDQLLRTIAPQHRQELQFLSSDHKPQPRPPGPPLIGAEVHGTIDGAFDSGYLMTAVVNGQLFRGVLFAPGPGVTAPRPAVHHQILSSSAVPPQQRPLLAHAIPVHPRQVPQATGFVLPDCAHHARQGFPAKGVKSEPERGSSDLHDVVLTLGGPGGGK, via the exons atggagcggcggcggaaggcaaTGTGGCTCTACCCCAAGGTGGTCGGCTTCAACCCGCCGGAGAGGTGGGGCCACTCAGCCTGCTTCTTCGAGGGGGTCGTCTACGTCTTCGGG GGATGCTGCGGCGGCCTGCACTTCAGCGACGTGCTGACGCTGAACGTGGAGACCATGGCGTGGAGCTCCATGGCCACGACGGGGCAGCGCCcgggcacgcgggacagccacGGCGCCGCCCTGGTGGGCCACCGGATGCTCGTCTTCGGGGGCACCAACGGCGGCAAGAAGGTGAACGACCTCCACGCGCTGGACCTGCGCACCGGGGAGTGGACCCGCCCGCAGTGCAagggggcgccgccgtcgccgcgggagAGCCACACCGTCACCGTCGTCGGAGGCGACCGCCTCGTCGTGTTCGGCGGGAGCGGCGAGGGGGAGAGCAACTACCTCAGCGACGTGCACGTGCTGGACGTGCCCACCATGACGTGGTCCACGCCGGAGGTCAAGGGCGACTACGCGCCGGCGCCCAGGGACAGCCACGGCGCCGTGGCCGTCGGCGGCAGGCTCTTCGTCTACGGCGGGGACTGCGGCGACCGGTACCATGGCGAGGTGGACGTGCTCGACGTCGACACCATGGCGTGGTCAAGG TTTCCAGTAAAGGGAGCATCGCCTGGCGTCAGGGCAGGTCATGCAGCTATCAGCGTTGGTTCTAAG GTCTATATTATTGGAGGAGTTGGTGATAAACAATACTACAGCGATGTCTGGGTTCTCGATGTCGCAAACCGTTCGTGGAGTCAGCTTGAGGTATGCGGGCAGCAACCACAGGGACGGTTTTCTCATACAGCGGTAGCTATGAATACTGACATTGCAATCTATGGAGG GTGCGGTGAAGATGAGCGTCCCCTGAATGAGCTTCTCATTCTGCAATTGGGCTCTGAGCATCCAAATGGCCGCTACAACATTTCAATGTGCAAGGTTCTAAGCAATCACTGGAGCCAGGAGAAAAGGAAATTTCTGAGATCAGAAACT AAAGATGCAAGTGTGAGCAATGGAGAAATGGTTCAGAAACCTCGAGAAGCAGAAATCGAGCAAAGGAACCCATTCCTGCGCGGCCTTG AGAATGGCCATGTGAAACGAAGAAAAACCGGTGAAGCTCGTCCAAATGAGCCTGAGTCAGAGCAAGAGGAGCACTCACTGTCTCTTTCCCAACATTCTTCACCGTCGCAGTCTGACCAGGAGCAGAATGGAGCACACAAGCTTTCATCCTCTCCTAACACGTCCATTTCAGCCCTGCAACCATTCGTTCGCCTCAATGCCAATGGCACACTGAGGGCTCCAGGACCTGGAGGTGCCAATGGCACACTGAGGGCTCCTGGACCTGGAGCTGTTTCGTCGAGGCCTCTGAAGACTGATCAGCTTCTCCGCACCATTGCACCACAACATCGGCAGGAACTGCAGTTCCTTTCATCCGATCACAAACCGCAGCCCCGGCCTCCCGGTCCACCCCTG ATTGGCGCAGAGGTTCATGGGACAATTGACGGAGCATTCGACTCAGGGTACCTCATGACCGCCGTGGTGAATGGCCAACTCTTCAGAGGCGTACTCTTTGCTCCA GGACCTGGAGTGACAGCTCCGAGACCGGCAGTGCACCACCAAATCCTCTCGAGCTCGGCCGTGCCCCCCCAGCAGCGGCCACTGCTGGCTCACGCCATCCCGGTCCACCCCCGGCAGGTGCCACAGGCGACGGGCTTCGTGCTGCCAGACTGCGCCCACCACGCGCGGCAAGGGTTCCCGGCGAAGGGCGTCAAGTCCGAACCAGAGCGAGGCAGCAGCGACCTGCACGACGTTGTGCTCACGCTGGGAGGGCCTGGAGGGGGCAAGTGA
- the LOC120706669 gene encoding kelch domain-containing protein 2-like isoform X1 yields MERRRKAMWLYPKVVGFNPPERWGHSACFFEGVVYVFGGCCGGLHFSDVLTLNVETMAWSSMATTGQRPGTRDSHGAALVGHRMLVFGGTNGGKKVNDLHALDLRTGEWTRPQCKGAPPSPRESHTVTVVGGDRLVVFGGSGEGESNYLSDVHVLDVPTMTWSTPEVKGDYAPAPRDSHGAVAVGGRLFVYGGDCGDRYHGEVDVLDVDTMAWSRFPVKGASPGVRAGHAAISVGSKVYIIGGVGDKQYYSDVWVLDVANRSWSQLEVCGQQPQGRFSHTAVAMNTDIAIYGGCGEDERPLNELLILQLGSEHPNGRYNISMCKVLSNHWSQEKRKFLRSETQKDASVSNGEMVQKPREAEIEQRNPFLRGLENGHVKRRKTGEARPNEPESEQEEHSLSLSQHSSPSQSDQEQNGAHKLSSSPNTSISALQPFVRLNANGTLRAPGPGGANGTLRAPGPGAVSSRPLKTDQLLRTIAPQHRQELQFLSSDHKPQPRPPGPPLIGAEVHGTIDGAFDSGYLMTAVVNGQLFRGVLFAPGPGVTAPRPAVHHQILSSSAVPPQQRPLLAHAIPVHPRQVPQATGFVLPDCAHHARQGFPAKGVKSEPERGSSDLHDVVLTLGGPGGGK; encoded by the exons atggagcggcggcggaaggcaaTGTGGCTCTACCCCAAGGTGGTCGGCTTCAACCCGCCGGAGAGGTGGGGCCACTCAGCCTGCTTCTTCGAGGGGGTCGTCTACGTCTTCGGG GGATGCTGCGGCGGCCTGCACTTCAGCGACGTGCTGACGCTGAACGTGGAGACCATGGCGTGGAGCTCCATGGCCACGACGGGGCAGCGCCcgggcacgcgggacagccacGGCGCCGCCCTGGTGGGCCACCGGATGCTCGTCTTCGGGGGCACCAACGGCGGCAAGAAGGTGAACGACCTCCACGCGCTGGACCTGCGCACCGGGGAGTGGACCCGCCCGCAGTGCAagggggcgccgccgtcgccgcgggagAGCCACACCGTCACCGTCGTCGGAGGCGACCGCCTCGTCGTGTTCGGCGGGAGCGGCGAGGGGGAGAGCAACTACCTCAGCGACGTGCACGTGCTGGACGTGCCCACCATGACGTGGTCCACGCCGGAGGTCAAGGGCGACTACGCGCCGGCGCCCAGGGACAGCCACGGCGCCGTGGCCGTCGGCGGCAGGCTCTTCGTCTACGGCGGGGACTGCGGCGACCGGTACCATGGCGAGGTGGACGTGCTCGACGTCGACACCATGGCGTGGTCAAGG TTTCCAGTAAAGGGAGCATCGCCTGGCGTCAGGGCAGGTCATGCAGCTATCAGCGTTGGTTCTAAG GTCTATATTATTGGAGGAGTTGGTGATAAACAATACTACAGCGATGTCTGGGTTCTCGATGTCGCAAACCGTTCGTGGAGTCAGCTTGAGGTATGCGGGCAGCAACCACAGGGACGGTTTTCTCATACAGCGGTAGCTATGAATACTGACATTGCAATCTATGGAGG GTGCGGTGAAGATGAGCGTCCCCTGAATGAGCTTCTCATTCTGCAATTGGGCTCTGAGCATCCAAATGGCCGCTACAACATTTCAATGTGCAAGGTTCTAAGCAATCACTGGAGCCAGGAGAAAAGGAAATTTCTGAGATCAGAAACT CAGAAAGATGCAAGTGTGAGCAATGGAGAAATGGTTCAGAAACCTCGAGAAGCAGAAATCGAGCAAAGGAACCCATTCCTGCGCGGCCTTG AGAATGGCCATGTGAAACGAAGAAAAACCGGTGAAGCTCGTCCAAATGAGCCTGAGTCAGAGCAAGAGGAGCACTCACTGTCTCTTTCCCAACATTCTTCACCGTCGCAGTCTGACCAGGAGCAGAATGGAGCACACAAGCTTTCATCCTCTCCTAACACGTCCATTTCAGCCCTGCAACCATTCGTTCGCCTCAATGCCAATGGCACACTGAGGGCTCCAGGACCTGGAGGTGCCAATGGCACACTGAGGGCTCCTGGACCTGGAGCTGTTTCGTCGAGGCCTCTGAAGACTGATCAGCTTCTCCGCACCATTGCACCACAACATCGGCAGGAACTGCAGTTCCTTTCATCCGATCACAAACCGCAGCCCCGGCCTCCCGGTCCACCCCTG ATTGGCGCAGAGGTTCATGGGACAATTGACGGAGCATTCGACTCAGGGTACCTCATGACCGCCGTGGTGAATGGCCAACTCTTCAGAGGCGTACTCTTTGCTCCA GGACCTGGAGTGACAGCTCCGAGACCGGCAGTGCACCACCAAATCCTCTCGAGCTCGGCCGTGCCCCCCCAGCAGCGGCCACTGCTGGCTCACGCCATCCCGGTCCACCCCCGGCAGGTGCCACAGGCGACGGGCTTCGTGCTGCCAGACTGCGCCCACCACGCGCGGCAAGGGTTCCCGGCGAAGGGCGTCAAGTCCGAACCAGAGCGAGGCAGCAGCGACCTGCACGACGTTGTGCTCACGCTGGGAGGGCCTGGAGGGGGCAAGTGA
- the LOC120706671 gene encoding pentatricopeptide repeat-containing protein At4g01990, mitochondrial-like: MAPPGPSAGVRLLLLRRLLSTGTEAAAGAAAAPTAAATATATAAKAGNKGDSLALYRRLVALGRSGEGSVSRALSKWVRQGGALPVQDLVEHVKELRKYKRYGHALELMDWMVNARGTTMSHANHAIQLDLIYKVRGIEAAEAYFADLPDPAKNHRTYGALLNCYCSAKMEEKATDLYNKMVELGICSSELLFSNLMSIYMKLGRHGKVDSLFEEMKVKNVKPSNMTCRILMTSYAQSNKIDAIEELLKEMAEKDVALGWSAYSTLASIYINAGLVEKAESALKKLEGLVGPDDGMLPFDFLISLYASVGNLSEVNRVWDVIKAKFSKVTKRSYLGMLQALYKLNDIDGMKQIYVDWESNYKFYYVRLTNMMIRGHLKLDLTEEAEALWEKAKEKGTKFDSKTCELFLDHYMGKGGMNLALNWLENMIKLPNKAGKLDQDKIHKFQKYFEEHKDADGAERFCNCLRKLGCFDGKAYESLLRTYLAAGKESYSLRQRIKNDKIGICYDIWELLNRIGDKG; encoded by the exons ATGGCGCCGCCGGGCCCCTCCGCCGGCGtccgcctgctcctcctccgccgcctcctctccacGGGTAccgaagcggcggcgggggctgctgctgcgcccaccgccgccgccaccgccaccgccaccgccgcgaagGCGGGGAATAAGGGGGACTCGCTGGCGCTCTACCGCCGTCTGGTGGCGCTGGGCCGCTCCGGGGAGGGGAGCGTGTCGCGGGCGCTCAGCAAGTGGGTGCGGCAGGGTGGCGCGCTGCCCGTCCAAGATCTCGTCGAGCACGTCAAGGAGCTCCGCAAGTACAAGCGCTATGGCCACGCCCTCGAG CTGATGGACTGGATGGTCAATGCAAGGGGCACGACCATGTCACACGCTAACCATGCAATACAACTAGATCTTATCTATAAAGTGCGTGGCATTGAGGCAGCTGAGGCTTATTTTGCTGATCTCCCTGATCCAGCCAAGAACCATCGAACTTATGGTGCACTTCTTAATTGTTATTGCTCAGCAAAAATGGAAGAGAAAGCAACAGATCTCTACAACAAGATGGTTGAGCTTGGCATCTGTTCCAGTGAGCTACTCTTCAGTAATCTGATGTCCATTTACATGAAGTTAGGCCGGCATGGGAAGGTCGATAGTCTCTTTGAGGAAATGAAGGTGAAGAATGTTAAACCGAGTAACATGACATGCCGCATTCTGATGACCAGCTATGCACAATCAAACAAGATAGATGCTATTGAAGAACTTCTAAAAGAAATGGCAGAAAAGGATGTGGCTCTTGGATGGTCTGCATATAGCACACTCGCTTCTATCTATATAAATGCTGGCCTGGTTGAAAAAGCAGAGTCTGCTTTGAAGAAACTAGAAGGGCTTGTTGGTCCTGATGATGGTATGCTACCTTTTGATTTCCTTATAAGCCTCTACGCTTCAGTAGGCAATTTGAGCGAGGTCAACAGGGTATGGGATGTGATAAAGGCCAAATTCTCAAAGGTGACCAAGAGAAGCTACCTTGGCATGCTTCAAGCTCTTTATAAGCTCAATGATATTGACGGCATGAAGCAGATTTATGTGGATTGGGAATCCAATTATAAATTCTATTATGTGAGGCTGACAAATATGATGATTCGTGGGCATCTGAAGCTTGACTTGACAGAAGAAGCAGAGGCACTGTGGGAGAAGGCCAAGGAAAAAGGCACGAAGTTCGACTCCAAAACATGCGAGCTATTTCTTGATCACTACATGGGTAAGGGGGGCATGAACTTGGCACTGAACTGGTTGGAGAATATGATTAAACTCCCCAACAAAGCAGGGAAGCTCGATCAGGATAAGATCCACAAGTTCCAGAAGTATTTCGAAGAGCACAAGGACGCAGATGGTGCCGAGAGGTTCTGCAACTGCCTGAGAAAGCTAGGGTGCTTTGACGGGAAAGCGTACGAGTCCCTCCTGCGCACTTACTTGGCTGCAGGTAAGGAAAGCTATTCTCTCCGTCAACGGATCAAAAATGATAAGATCGGGATCTGTTACGACATCTGGGAGTTACTGAACAGGATCGGCGACAAGGGATGA
- the LOC120706672 gene encoding pentatricopeptide repeat-containing protein At4g01990, mitochondrial-like, whose product MAPPAHSAGVRLLLLRRLLSTATEPAAEAVATPAAAAAAKAGKKGASLALYRRLSALGRSGEGGSVSWVLNKWVREGGAVRVEDLVKHVKELRKYKRHAHALELMDWMVNARGMTMSHTNHAIRLDLIYKVRGIEAAEAYFADLPDPAKNHRTYGALLNCYCSAKKEEKATDLYNKMDELGICSSELVFCNLMSLYMKLGRHGKVDSLFEEMKVKNVKPSNITCCILMTSYAQSNKIDAIEELLKEIAEKDVALGWSAYSTLASIYVNAGLVEKAESALKKLEELVGADDGRQPFDFLMSLYASLGNLSEVNRVWDLIKAKFSKVTNTSYFGMLHAVYKLNDIDRMKQIYVDWESNYEIYDVRLTNMMIRGHLKLDLTEEAEALWEKAKEKGAELDSKTCELFLDHYMGKGDMNLALNWVENMIKLPNKAGKLDQDKILKFQKYFEEHKNADGAERFCNCLRMLGCIDGKAYESLLRTYLAAGKKSRSLRQQIKDDKIEICYDIGKLLKRMDDKGR is encoded by the exons atggcgccgccggcccACTCCGCCGGCGtccgcctgctcctcctccgccgcctcctctccacGGCTACcgaaccggcggcggaggctgttgctacgcccgccgccgccgccgccgcgaaggcGGGGAAGAAGGGGGCCTCGCTGGCGCTCTACCGCCGTCTGTCGGCGCTGGGCCGTTCCGGGGAGGGGGGGAGCGTGTCGTGGGTGCTCAACAAGTGGGTGCGGGAGGGTGGCGCGGTGCGGGTCGAAGATCTCGTCAAGCACGTCAAGGAGCTCCGCAAGTACAAGCGCCACGCCCACGCCCTCGAG CTGATGGACTGGATGGTCAATGCAAGGGGCATGACCATGTCACACACTAACCATGCAATACGTCTAGATCTTATCTATAAAGTGCGTGGCATTGAGGCAGCTGAGGCTTATTTTGCTGATCTCCCTGATCCAGCCAAGAACCATCGAACTTATGGTGCACTTCTCAATTGTTATTGCTCAGCAAAAAAGGAAGAGAAAGCAACAGATCTCTACAACAAGATGGATGAGCTTGGCATCTGTTCCAGTGAGCTAGTCTTCTGTAATCTGATGTCCCTTTACATGAAGTTAGGCCGGCATGGGAAGGTCGATAGTCTCTTTGAGGAAATGAAGGTGAAGAATGTTAAACCGAGTAACATCACATGCTGCATTCTGATGACCAGCTATGCACAATCAAACAAGATAGATGCTATTGAAGAACTTCTAAAAGAAATTGCAGAAAAGGATGTGGCTCTTGGATGGTCTGCATATAGCACACTCGCTTCTATCTATGTAAATGCTGGCCTGGTTGAAAAAGCAGAGTCTGCCCTGAAGAAACTCGAGGAGCTTGTTGGTGCTGATGATGGCAGGCAACCTTTTGATTTCCTTATGAGCCTTTACGCTTCATTAGGTAATTTGAGCGAGGTCAATAGGGTATGGGATTTGATAAAGGCCAAGTTCTCAAAGGTGACCAACACAAGCTACTTCGGCATGCTTCATGCTGTTTATAAGCTTAATGATATTGACCGCATGAAGCAGATTTATGTGGATTGGGAATCCAATTATGAAATCTATGATGTGAGGCTGACAAATATGATGATTCGTGGGCATCTGAAGCTTGACTTGACTGAAGAAGCAGAGGCACTGTGGGAGAAGGCCAAGGAAAAAGGCGCAGAGTTGGACTCCAAAACATGCGAGCTATTTCTTGATCACTACATGGGTAAGGGGGACATGAACTTGGCACTGAACTGGGTGGAGAATATGATCAAACTCCCCAACAAAGCAGGGAAGCTCGATCAGGATAAGATCCTCAAGTTCCAGAAGTATTtcgaagaacacaagaacgCAGACGGTGCTGAGAGGTTCTGCAACTGCCTGAGAATGCTAGGGTGCATTGACGGGAAAGCGTACGAGTCCCTCCTGCGCACTTACTTGGCTGCCGGTAAGAAAAGCCGTTCTCTCCGTCAACAGATCAAAGATGATAAGATCGAGATCTGCTACGACATCGGGAAGTTACTGAAGAGGATGGACGACAAGGGACGATga